DNA sequence from the Sphingomonas bisphenolicum genome:
CTCGCTGCTGCCGGCCGGATCGCGCGGGAGCGCGTCGCACGCGACCAGCAGCATCATGCAGCAAAGGATCAGATTTTTCATTTCGATGGGAAAACGGTCGCCGAACCTGCCGGTTCCTCGATCCCGCCGCCTTATGCCTTTTCGCCGGGGAATGGATTGTCCTTGAGCAGTCCCGCCAGATGCGCCGCATTGCCCGCCACCATTTTCGCCGTCTTGGCGACCATCTCAGGCGTTTCCTTCAAATCCTTGAAGTCGACCGATCCCATCGCTTCGCCCACCCAATAGCAGGCGGCGACGGCGGGAATCGTCCAGCCGACATCGTTGAGCGACTGGAATATCTGCGCCGATGCGGCATGGGCGCCATCCTCATTGCCCACGATCGCCGCGACGGCGACCTTGCCATAGCTGGGCATCCGTCCCAGCTCGTCGGTTTCGGAGAGGAAGGCGTCCATCCGCTCCAGCGCCCGCTTGGCGACGCTGCCCGCCTGCCCCATCCAGATCGGCGTGCCGAGGATGAGGATGTCGGCGGCCAATATCTTCTCGCGGATGGCGGGCCAGTCGTCGCCCTCCCCCTCATCGGATGTCACGCCGGCGAGCACATTGTGGGAGGCGACCCGGATCGTATCGGCCACCTCCACATCCAGCGCCGCAAATTCTTTCGCCAGCACCGCGATCATCGCGTCCGTCGAACTGGGCTGTCCGGTGTCGCGCTTCAACGTGCAGTTGAGCGGCTGGACCTTGAGCATATGTCTCTCCTTTTTTGCGGAAGCAAAGTTCGCTTCAAGCGTTGGGAGAGACCCTATGTTCCACCGTGGGCGGGCCATTATGCGACAGGATGTTGCAGCGCATCGACTTGATCGATAGCCTTCTTGCGTAACGATCCGCGGCCGCTATAAGGGCGCCTTCGTGCAGACATAGACAATCTTCAAACGGAGAAGGACCATCCTTTGACCGAGCCGTCTGCTACGTTCCTGTTATTTGGCGCCACGGGTGACCTGGCCCGCCGGATGATCTTTCCATCGCTCTATAATCTTCTGTCGGACGGTTTGCTGCCCGACGACTTCCTGATCGTGGCCTCCGGCCGGTCGGCAATGGACGACGACGCCTTTCGCCAGGAAGTCGATGCCGCGCTGCACCAGTTCCTGCCCGCCGACCGCTATGATGCGGACCTCGCGGCGCGGTTCGGCACGCTGATCGGCTATCAGCCGGTCGATGCGGGCAATGCCGACCAGTTTGCGGCGCTCGCCCGGCGAATCGACGGACGGCTGGAACGCGGCCTGTCCGTCTATCTGTCCACCCCGCCATCCCTGTTCGCGCCGACCGCGCAGGGCCTGGCGGATGCCGGCCTCATCACGCCCCACACCCGGATCGCGATGGAAAAGCCGATCGGCAAGGACCTGGCCTCGTCCAAAATCGTCAATGACGGGATCGGCGCGCTGTTCGCCGAAGAACAGATTTTCCGCGTCGACCATTATCTGGGCAAGGAAACCGTCCAGAACCTGCTGGCGCTGCGCTTCGGCAACGTCATGTTCGAACCCTTGTGGAACACCACGGCGATCGACCATGTGCAGATCACCGTGGGCGAGACGGTCGGGCTGGAAGGCCGCGTCTCCTATTATGACGGGGTCGGCGCGCTGCGCGACATGGTGCAGAATCACATGCTCCAGATTCTGTCGATCATCGCAATGGAGCCGCCCGCGCGGATGGACCCGACCGCGGTGCGCGACGAAAAGGTGAAGGCGTTGCGGTCGCTGCGGCCGATGACCGCCGAGACGGTCAAGAATCTGAGCGTGCGCGGCCAATATACGCCGGGCGCGGTCGGCGGGCAGATCGTCACCGGCTATGCCGACGAACTGGGCCAGCCGTCCGACACCGAAACCTTCGTGGCGCTGAAAGCCTATATCGACAACTGGCGCTGGCAGGGCGTGCCCTTCTACCTGCGCACCGGGAAACGAATGCCCGCGCGCCAGTCCGAAATCGTGATCCAGTTCAAGCCGGTGCGCCACAGCATCTTCGGCCGCGACGGACAGCATGGTGCCGGCGGCACGGGCCTGGAGCCGAACACATTGGTCATCCGGTTGCAGCCGGAAGAATATATCCGCCTGCAGATCATGACCAAGCGGCCGGGGCTGGAGCGCCAGGTGCAGCTTGAGGAGGTGACGCTGGACGTGTCGCTGACTGCCGCCTTCGCCGGGCAGCGGCGC
Encoded proteins:
- a CDS encoding flavodoxin family protein — encoded protein: MLKVQPLNCTLKRDTGQPSSTDAMIAVLAKEFAALDVEVADTIRVASHNVLAGVTSDEGEGDDWPAIREKILAADILILGTPIWMGQAGSVAKRALERMDAFLSETDELGRMPSYGKVAVAAIVGNEDGAHAASAQIFQSLNDVGWTIPAVAACYWVGEAMGSVDFKDLKETPEMVAKTAKMVAGNAAHLAGLLKDNPFPGEKA
- the zwf gene encoding glucose-6-phosphate dehydrogenase, with product MTEPSATFLLFGATGDLARRMIFPSLYNLLSDGLLPDDFLIVASGRSAMDDDAFRQEVDAALHQFLPADRYDADLAARFGTLIGYQPVDAGNADQFAALARRIDGRLERGLSVYLSTPPSLFAPTAQGLADAGLITPHTRIAMEKPIGKDLASSKIVNDGIGALFAEEQIFRVDHYLGKETVQNLLALRFGNVMFEPLWNTTAIDHVQITVGETVGLEGRVSYYDGVGALRDMVQNHMLQILSIIAMEPPARMDPTAVRDEKVKALRSLRPMTAETVKNLSVRGQYTPGAVGGQIVTGYADELGQPSDTETFVALKAYIDNWRWQGVPFYLRTGKRMPARQSEIVIQFKPVRHSIFGRDGQHGAGGTGLEPNTLVIRLQPEEYIRLQIMTKRPGLERQVQLEEVTLDVSLTAAFAGQRRRIAYERLILDLLAGDQTLFVRRDEVEAQWTWIDSIIDGWKEANVKPAAYSSGNWGPSAAIALIERDGASWHD